From the genome of Treponema denticola:
TGATATAGACAGCGCCAATAAGTTTTTGGAAAAATATGTTGATGAGTATAATAAAGAATTCGCAGTTGAACCTAAAGAAGAAAAAAAATCTTACATTCCCATATCAAAAAAAGACAATTTAACAGAGCTTTTCTCTATCAAACACCATAGAAAAACCGATGCTGCCGGCGTTTTTTCTTCTCATAATTATAAATTTAAAGTTTTAGGTAAATATACAGATGTAAGATTACGCTATGTAGAAATTTACTTAAATGCTGAATGGGGTATGAAAGTAAAAATTAACGATAAATTCTATGATGTTGAACTTGAACAACTCGATAAAAATAAAAAAGCATTAGGTAAAGATAGATTATCTATCCCTATAGTTTGGAAGGATTTATTTAATAAGTATCTTTTCCTAGATGCAAAAGAAGAAAGCGTTTATCACTTAGTAGGTTAAAATTTTAATTTTCAAAGACATTACAATCTCTTTTTAGCCTATTTTTTAAAGGCTTAGGGTGAACCATATCCTTTTACCCTAAAAATATCACAAAATGCTCTATCTTTAGGGTGTTTTAAGATTTTTTTTCCTTTTTATGTGTGTAAATCCTGATATTTTTATAAAAAGTATGGACAAAACATCAAAATAATGCTAAAATTAAAAAAAATTAATTATTTTTTACAGAAAGTATTGACATAGAAAATTCGTATTTTTTATGATTTTATCAAATTTTGTTTTAAGCACTGCTATTTGCTCTGCTTAAAGTAAACATCCGCTTCCGTTACGACAAGGTCTACAGGTTGGTCAAATTCTCCCATTGGGATTGAGTCTAAAATTTGCCCCGAAAAACAAAGACCCGCAAGGTAGACTTCTTCCTTTTTTATGCTTTTAAAAAGCTTTTCAAAGAACCGATCATAAAAACCTCCTCCTCGGCCCATTCTTTCTCCGTTTTTTGAAAATGCCCTTCCGGGGACTAAAATTAAAAGAGGAAACTCTAAGGTACATATGTCTTTATCTTTTTCTTCTTGCGGAAATAGGGTTAAAGCATTTTTTGCAGGCTCCATTATTCCATATACTCCGAGTTCCAGAGGTTCTATTTTTCCGTTTTTAAATTCAATTTTCTTAAAGAGGAGATCCTTTCCTTGTACAAGGGGAAGGGCTATAGTCTTTTTATCTTCCTCTGCTTGCCTTAAAAGCCCTAAAGTAGGAAATTCCCCGCTTATCGGGTTATAAGCAAAAATTGTTTTAGAAGCAACGTAAGCAGGGATTTTGTTTAAAAACAGCTTACAATAATCTTTTGAATTTTGTAATTCTTCTTCTTGTTTTATTTTGCTTATAGTTTTAGCATCTTTAAAGTAATCTTTTATAAGTCTGCGGATTTCCGCTTTTTTTTCGTTAAGCATTTATTTTTTCCTTTAGGTTATTTTCATAGCTTTTTTTGCAAGCCGATATTCGAAAAATGCCGGATTTTCAATCGAAAGCAGCTCAAGATAACATTTATCGGCAAGGCTATGTTTTTTTGTTATTGAATAGAATTCTCCAAGATAAAAAAACATTCTTCCCTTTTTTACAAGATCTTTTTCTGCCGATACTTTATTTAATAGCTCGCTGTCTCCTGCAAAATCTATAAAGAGACGGCATAAAAAGTATTCGTTTTCTTTTTCTGTCCGGTTTATGGTTTTTATATAGTTTTGCATAAATTTTTTTGCATCCTGATTTTTGTTTTGTTTATATAGGCTTATTGTATATAAAAGGGCATATTGATAAGAAGCCGGAGCCTTATTTAAGGCTTTTAAAAACGCCGTGCCTGCATTTACCCAGTCTCCTTTTTCCCAGAACAAGATTCCGGCTCCTTCCAGAGCAAAGTAATAGGGCGGATAAAGATTGCACACGGTTATATAGTCCTTTAGGGCTTCTTCTTTATAACCTAACTCGTCATTTAATCCGGCTCGGTAAATATAGGCTATGTAGGAGTCCGGGGTAAGCTCTATTATCTTAGAGTAAGCTTTTCTTGCTTCTTCTTTTCGGCCTATTGTAGAATTGTATGAGCCTATATCCATCCAATGGCTCGTATTGGCCGGTTCAATTTCTGCTGCCCTTTTTACATCTTTTAAAGCCTCATACATCCTGTTTGTTTCGGATTTTACCCGTGCAAGCTCTGCGAGGGCAATGCTGTTATCCGGTTCAAGCTCCAATGCTGCCGTTAAATTCGATTCAGCCTGATCAAGTTTATTTTCAAGGTAATTTATACGGCCTAGACCTATAAGAGCCTCAGTACATTTCGGATCTGCTTTGTAGGCCTCTATAAATTTTCTTCTTGCATCGTTATATTTTTTAACCGAGTAAAAATCCATTCCCTGTGCTGTTAAAGCTCTCGAATCTTTAGGATTTATGGCCAATATTTTTTTTAAATATTGATCTCTCTTTTTAAGATTGTTTTCAGCTTGGGCAAGCATAACTTGAGCATAAAGGATGTCGGTATTATTAGGGTAAGTTTTGCTTAGTTCTTCGGCAAAACTCTCCGCTTCTTTTGCTTTTCCCATCGAAGTAAGGATGGACAGCTTTAAATATTGTATTTTAAAATCATCGGTTATCTCCGAATCCGATTCATCTATCAGTTTTATAATACCCTCAAAATCTTGATTGTTTAAGAGTTTTGTAATCTTATCGGTAAATTCTTCCCGTGGGCTTTTTTTTGTTTGTTCAATTGCAGGTTCTTTAACAGCCTCTTCAGTTGTTTTACACGAAAAAAATAGCATAAATACAATAAAAAAGCCAAAATAGATTAGAATTTGTTTGGTTATTTTCATAATAACTCCTTGTAAGTATTGCAAT
Proteins encoded in this window:
- a CDS encoding 5-formyltetrahydrofolate cyclo-ligase, with protein sequence MLNEKKAEIRRLIKDYFKDAKTISKIKQEEELQNSKDYCKLFLNKIPAYVASKTIFAYNPISGEFPTLGLLRQAEEDKKTIALPLVQGKDLLFKKIEFKNGKIEPLELGVYGIMEPAKNALTLFPQEEKDKDICTLEFPLLILVPGRAFSKNGERMGRGGGFYDRFFEKLFKSIKKEEVYLAGLCFSGQILDSIPMGEFDQPVDLVVTEADVYFKQSK
- a CDS encoding tetratricopeptide repeat protein, which encodes MKITKQILIYFGFFIVFMLFFSCKTTEEAVKEPAIEQTKKSPREEFTDKITKLLNNQDFEGIIKLIDESDSEITDDFKIQYLKLSILTSMGKAKEAESFAEELSKTYPNNTDILYAQVMLAQAENNLKKRDQYLKKILAINPKDSRALTAQGMDFYSVKKYNDARRKFIEAYKADPKCTEALIGLGRINYLENKLDQAESNLTAALELEPDNSIALAELARVKSETNRMYEALKDVKRAAEIEPANTSHWMDIGSYNSTIGRKEEARKAYSKIIELTPDSYIAYIYRAGLNDELGYKEEALKDYITVCNLYPPYYFALEGAGILFWEKGDWVNAGTAFLKALNKAPASYQYALLYTISLYKQNKNQDAKKFMQNYIKTINRTEKENEYFLCRLFIDFAGDSELLNKVSAEKDLVKKGRMFFYLGEFYSITKKHSLADKCYLELLSIENPAFFEYRLAKKAMKIT